The following coding sequences lie in one Rutidosis leptorrhynchoides isolate AG116_Rl617_1_P2 chromosome 4, CSIRO_AGI_Rlap_v1, whole genome shotgun sequence genomic window:
- the LOC139842588 gene encoding transcription factor MYB15-like gives MVRAPYIDKNGTKKGAWSEDEDCKLKAYIETYGHRNWRELPKLAGLSRCGKSCRLRWVNYLRPNVKRGNFTKDEEDLIIKLHKDLGRKWAVIATKLPGRSDNEIKNHWHTHLRKRAQHNYSYPQKESSQNHESDEEKSHVIKLSNLKEKDEAEILLAMLSSTTQSTEANVKQASTSGTSDSYGEAVNSEYSSLLSSNNDSFNDFWTQPFLPDTYSNAHDDYYKSSIDLHNQNCFSYYDHDDGFIMVDDFLWSSMEFSGFL, from the exons ATGGTGAGGGCACCTTATATAGACAAAAATGGAACTAAAAAGGGTGCGTGGAGTGAAGACGAAGATTGTAAATTGAAAGCTTATATAGAGACATACGGCCATAGAAACTGGCGTGAACTTCCGAAGTTAGCCG GGTTATCAAGATGTGGTAAGAGTTGTAGACTTAGATGGGTGAATTATCTTCGCCCAAATGTGAAACGCGGAAACTTCACTAAAGATGAAGAAGATCTTATAATCAAATTACATAAAGATCTTGGGCGCAA GTGGGCAGTGATTGCTACAAAATTACCAGGACGAAGCGACAACGAGATAAAGAATCATTGGCACACGCACTTGCGGAAACGAGCTCAACACAATTACtcatatccacaaaaggaaagttcTCAAAATCATGAAAGCGACGAAGAAAAAAGTCATGTCATAAAACTTTCTAATTTGAAAGAAAAAGATGAAGCTGAAATCTTACTAGCAATGCTATCTTCAACAACACAATCTACAGAGGCAAACGTTAAACAAGCGTCAACTTCAGGAACCAGTGACTCATATGGTGAAGCTGTGAATAGTGAATATTCCTCACTGTTGTCATCTAACAATGATTCATTTAATGACTTCTGGACGCAACCATTCTTGCCAGACACTTACAGTAATGCTCACGATGATTATTATAAGTCTTCTATCGATTTACATAACCAAAATTGTTTTTCATATTACGATCATGATGATGGTTTTATCATGGTTGACGATTTTTTATGGTCATCGATGGAGTTTTCTGGTTTTTTATGA